The Candidatus Binataceae bacterium sequence AGCAGCAGCGATCCCGTGACGGCGGATAATTGCGCGAGCCCTTGGAACATCAGGATTGGGCCGAGGATGCCGCCGAAGAGAACGACGCCGCCGATCGGAATCAGATCCCCACGCGCGATCTGCGACTCGCTCGAGTGCGGGAAGATGAAGCTATACGCAGAAAGCAAAATCGCCGCACCAAGATAGAGCAGCGCCGGCAGCATCAGCGGCGAGATATCGCGCAAAAGAAGCTTCGCCGCCGGCGTGCTCGCGCCGAACAACGCAGCTGCACCAAGCGCATACGCGACGCCGTATCGTTCCATTGGCTGACAATCTAGCCGGTTCCCTGACGTTCTCCGAGCTGAGGAGACCGAGAACCAGCAATAGTCAGCTGACGCGGCGGTGCCGATGTGACGATCGCAAGTGCCGCGCTGTGCGAACCGAGCGC is a genomic window containing:
- a CDS encoding EamA family transporter, with the translated sequence MERYGVAYALGAAALFGASTPAAKLLLRDISPLMLPALLYLGAAILLSAYSFIFPHSSESQIARGDLIPIGGVVLFGGILGPILMFQGLAQLSAVTGSLLL